The Chloroflexota bacterium genome window below encodes:
- the ispE gene encoding 4-(cytidine 5'-diphospho)-2-C-methyl-D-erythritol kinase → MKSKSAVKPRKAYAKINLTFEVLGQREDGYHEIASVMQAIDLADVLTFEPHEHIFITCNVPELASPTNLVFRAARLVQAVAGPDHGVAIHLEKSIPLAGGLGGGSSDAAATLQSLNEIWGLKLAPGKLQGIAAGLGSDVSFFVSGGTTALVRGRGDRVVTLPSLSKTWVVLIRPPVNVSGKTQKMYARLDPSRFTRGQHTRRMARLIEEGERATTRVCYNVFDYVAPSFFPGLDGYWQRFLAAGATEVHVAGAGPVLFTLVNDRAEGEEICKRLKKERVEAYLAGTL, encoded by the coding sequence GGGCCAGCGTGAGGATGGTTATCATGAGATTGCCAGCGTCATGCAGGCCATTGACCTTGCCGATGTCCTTACCTTTGAACCGCATGAGCATATCTTTATAACCTGCAACGTTCCGGAGCTGGCTTCCCCGACCAACCTGGTCTTCAGGGCAGCCAGATTGGTGCAGGCTGTCGCCGGTCCGGACCACGGCGTGGCAATACATTTGGAGAAGTCTATTCCGCTGGCCGGTGGACTCGGCGGTGGCAGTAGCGATGCTGCGGCGACCCTGCAAAGCCTTAATGAAATCTGGGGTCTGAAGCTGGCCCCGGGGAAGCTGCAGGGGATAGCGGCAGGTTTGGGTTCTGACGTATCTTTCTTTGTTTCCGGCGGTACTACAGCCCTGGTACGGGGGAGAGGCGACAGGGTAGTGACGTTGCCTTCTCTGTCCAAGACCTGGGTTGTCTTAATCAGGCCCCCTGTCAATGTAAGCGGCAAGACACAGAAAATGTATGCCCGGCTGGACCCTTCCCGGTTCACCCGCGGACAACACACCCGGAGGATGGCCAGGTTGATAGAGGAAGGTGAAAGGGCTACCACCCGTGTCTGTTATAATGTATTCGACTATGTGGCCCCATCGTTCTTTCCGGGGCTTGATGGGTATTGGCAGCGCTTTCTGGCTGCCGGAGCGACCGAGGTACACGTGGCCGGCGCGGGGCCTGTCCTTTTCACGTTGGTGAATGACAGGGCTGAGGGTGAGGAAATCTGTAAACGCCTGAAGAAGGAGAGGGTGGAAGCCTATCTGGCCGGGACCCTTTGA